One Hordeum vulgare subsp. vulgare chromosome 4H, MorexV3_pseudomolecules_assembly, whole genome shotgun sequence DNA window includes the following coding sequences:
- the LOC123448131 gene encoding probable staphylococcal-like nuclease CAN2 — MGNILKCFRGDEEEDHYPYYHPGSRPHYPQQQQQQQQQADGHGVASLAHDLLNFESASMVPEGLRQHVTASKKAQIKWYQNMLEAYKNARTPPRTPEEAAQLVATALNWIQRADLEGILEFYNFPIPSLPAASSNHRPSLLPEGVQFVLNTLPVINQNIGDGDGFTAYVATTDPRESGNVSIEVHEMVIARTEARNRRDYKSADALQSSIKEAGYKIIVCSDEEILARKYRIRMRGIDAPELKMTYGKESKSALVKLIGGKRTTIHVYGQDQFDRYVGDVYCNGVFIQEKMLRNGHAWHFTIYDKRPEFAKWEREARAAQRGLFASLNPEKPWDWRREQRNGGIQVY; from the exons ATGGGGAACATCCTGAAGTGCTTCAggggagacgaggaagaagaccACTACCCCTACTACCATCCAGGCTCCAGGCCCCACTAcccccagcagcagcagcaacagcagcagcaagctgATGGCCATGGCGTCGCCTCCCTGGCGCACGACCTCCTCAACTTTGAGAGCGCGTCCATG GTTCCTGAAGGGCTCAGGCAGCATGTTACGGCGTCCAAGAAAGCGCAGATTAAATG GTACCAGAATATGTTGGAGGCATATAAGAATGCCAGAACCCCACCGAGAACACCGGAAGAGGCCGCCCAACTAGTTGCAACAGCCCTAAACTGGATCCAGAGAGCTGATTTGGAG GGTATCCTCGAATTCTACAACTTCCCCATCCCATCACTACCTGCAGCATCCTCAAACCACCGTCCATCCTTGCTGCCAGAGGGCGTTCAGTTTGTCTTGAACACTTTGCCG GTTATTAACCAAAACATTGGAGATGGAGATGGCTTTACAGCTTATGTTGCCACAACTGATCCGAGGGAGTCTGGGAATGTTTCTATAGAAGTACATGAGATGGTGATTGCGAGGACTGAAGCACGCAATCGTAGGGATTATAAGAGTGCCGATGCACTTCAAAGTAGCATCAAAGAAGCTGGATACAA GATAATCGTCTGTTCAGACGAAGAGATCCTAGCAAGGAAATACCGAATCAGAATGAG GGGAATTGATGCACCAGAGCTTAAGATGACATATGGGAAGGAATCAAAGAGTGCTTTGGTGAAGCTCATTGGTGGGAAAAGAACCACAATTCATGTGTATGGGCAGGACCAGTTTGATCGCTATGTTGGCGATGTCTATTGCAATGGTGTGTtcatccag GAGAAAATGCTGAGGAATGGTCATGCATGGCATTTTACGATCTACGACAAGCGCCCGGAGTTTGCTAAA TGGGAGAGAGAGGCAAGAGCTGCACAGCGAGGGCTCTTTGCTTCACTCAACCCTGAGAAGCCGTGGGACTGGCGAAGAGAGCAGCGCAATGGTGGCATTCAGGTCTACTAA
- the LOC123448130 gene encoding aquaporin SIP1-1 has translation MAMGAAVREAAADGVVTFLWVLCVSTLGASTAAVTTYLSLHEGIHYALLVTVSILALLLFAFNLLCDALGGASFNPTGVAAFYAAGLTSPSLFSIALRLPAQAAGAVGGALAISELMPEQYKHMLGGPSLKVDPHTGAAAEGVLTFVITFAVLCIIVKGPRNPIVKTAMLSVSTVSLVLTGAAYTGPSMNPANAFGWAYVNNQHNTWEQLYVYWICPFIGAILAAWTFRAVFPPPAPKPKTKKA, from the exons ATGGCGATGGGAGCGGCTgtgcgggaggcggcggcggacggCGTCGTGACCTTCCTCTGGGTGCTCTGCGTCTCCACGCTCGGCGCCTCCACGGCCGCCGTCACCACCTACCTCAGCCTGCACGAGGGGATCCACTACGCCCTCCTCGTCACCGTCTCCATCCTCGCCCTCCTCTTATTCGCCTTCAACCTCCTCTGCGACGCCCTCGGCGGCGCCAGCTTCAACCCCACCGGCGTCGCCGCCTTCTACGCCGCAGGCCTCACCAGCCCCTCGCTCTTCTCCATCGCGCTCCGCCTACCAGCGCAG GCCGCCGGAGCCGTGGGCGGAGCTCTGGCCATCTCCGAGCTGATGCCCGAGCAGTACAAGCACATGCTCGGCGGACCCTCGCTCAAGGTGGATCCCCACACCGGCGCCGCCGCCGAAGGGGTGCTCACCTTCGTCATCACCTTTGCCGTCCTCTGCATCATCGTCAAGGGACCCCGCAACCCCATTGTCAAGACAGCCATGCTCTCCGTCTCCACCGTCAGCCTCGTCCTCACCGGCGCCGCATACACCGGACCCTCCATGAACCCTGCCAAC GCGTTTGGTTGGGCGTATGTTAACAATCAGCACAACACCTGGGAGCAGCTGTATGTGTACTGGATATGCCCCTTCATCGGTGCCATTCTCGCTGCGTGGACCTTCAGGGCCGTGTTTCCGCCACCGGCCCCTaagcccaagaccaagaaagcatGA